In Crassostrea angulata isolate pt1a10 chromosome 6, ASM2561291v2, whole genome shotgun sequence, a genomic segment contains:
- the LOC128189011 gene encoding uncharacterized protein LOC128189011, whose protein sequence is MLLRNICVFLMPVFATLVFANNRETVIGCIAGNVTMKFKPALLAGKEVKTYVWNKVRGVQKDPSFAKFEPSVSSELETYYKEEHQIQNRLIHYPKEPATLYLTDLRKSDQQQYTLVISYVSYVGTPTEWIIDLVVKDVCFEKPKEVGKCAVTTCYTGDKGILKIPGSDDQAVNKSKLVKACDDKTSGNYSCCNAAGECLVQLLQKSMGDNMPSDGPSGNTGAIVGGVVGALAVIAAVVAVVFIKNRREGHQVPGGENQDEQKVPL, encoded by the exons ATGCTCTTAAGGAATATCTGTGTTTTTCTAATGCCCGTATTTGCAACTTTag TATTTGCTAATAATAGGGAAACTGTCATAGGATGTATAGCTGGCAATGTTACCATGAAGTTTAAACCTGCATTGTTAGCTGGCAAAGAGGTGAAGACCTACGTATGGAACAAGGTCCGGGGCGTACAAAAAGATCCAAGCTTTGCCAAGTTTGAACCTAGCGTTTCATCAGAGCTTGAGACATATTATAAAGAAGAGCATCAGATTCAGAATCGATTAATCCATTATCCCAAAGAGCCTGCTACCTTATACCTCACAGATTTAAGAAAGAGTGATCAACAACAATACACCCTAGTTATCAGCTATGTTAGTTATGTTGGAACGCCCACAGAATGGATCATAGACCTAGTAGTTAAAG atgtttgttttgaaaaaccCAAAGAAGTGGGAAAGTGTGCAGTTACAACATGTTATACAGGAGACAAGGGGATACTGAAG ATCCCTGGTAGCGATGATCAGGCTGTGAATAAATCCAAACTGGTGAAGGCCTGTGATGACAAGACTTCAGGCAACTATTCATGCTGTAATGCTGCAGGAGAATGTCTTGTTCAACTCTTACAAAAATCCATGG GGGATAACATGCCGTCTGATGGTCCATCAGGTAACACTGGTGCGATAGTGGGAGGCGTGGTAGGTGCGTTAGCAGTGATTGCAGCAGTGGTAGCAGTGGTATTCATCAAAAATCGGAGAGAAG GACATCAAGTTCCCGGTGGTGAAA